The genomic interval GGCAGTTGGCCGGACCAAAGCACCGCCAAGACTTTGGGCGGATCAGTGTGGAGCTGGAATGCACTTTGGACGGTGCCGGGATGCAAGCGGAATTCACTGAGGGATGGGGCATGGATAGATGACTCCAGCTCGGCCACTTGATACCGCAGTGCATGGTTTGTCTTTTTTCCCTCCACCATTTGAGAGCTGACATTGTGGCCGAAAAGGCTGCCACCGGAAAGTCTGCTAGCCTGACAGGGTATTCACGACGGTGTTTGTGGTCATGAGGAAAGTTCCCTCTGTCGAAAGTCTGGTGGACCCCGAAAGGCCGGACGTCTAGTCGACTCGCACCGATGTAGATGTCCAGTAGGGTGCCCCACAGGCGTGCTAAAGGGTCCTTGTTGTCCACAGCAACGCACATTAGCCTTTACCGATGGAGGTGCTGATGCCTACCTTACTGGTCGCCTCCGCCAGGTCAGCATCGAGAGTTGCCAGTGGCAGCCCTTCGCGGAGGGCCAATTCCAGGTAGGCAGCATCGTAAACAGACAATCGGTGGCGGCGGGCTAGGTTAAGGGTATCCCCCGTGGCCTGCTTAGCGGTCGCTGAGTCTACCACGATGTTGAGTTGGCCCAGCAGAGCTAGATAACGCTGTGAATCCGCCTCGGTAAGTTGACCTTTCCCCTCCAGCTTGCAGATGACATTGCCCACCTCGAGAAAGAACAGGGAAGGCACCACGGAACGCCCCTCTTTCAGTTGCTCCAGAACGCCCTGGGCGTAGGGCACGCCAGCAGGCTGGGTACTCGGGATCAGCCAGAGAAGAGCGACGGAGGCATCCAGAACAAAGTTCATGCTCGCCCCTCGTCCCTGAGCGCACGGATATCGACCGTTGCTTTGGAGGGGCGCGACGCCATGAAAGACAACATTTCTTCTGCGGCCCTACTAAAGACGGCCTGATGGCACGTTTCTGCCGGAACCAGCTCGGCTATTGGCTCTCCTCGCAGAGTAATCGTGTAGCGCTTGCCAGTTTGTATACCCCGCAGCAACTCGGGTAGCTTTGTCTTCGCCTCATAGGATCCAACCTCGATATTCATCGCGCACTCCTCAGCCTAGTCGCTACAGACTAGCATACAGACTGGACTAGTTTATTCAAGGGGCCTACGAAACCGAAGCCTTCTCCGGAGCAGGACTGAATCCCCCCGGTTTTCGTGGAGGCTCTGGAGTGTGAAAAAATGGAGCCATGGATACCATG from Acidithiobacillus caldus ATCC 51756 carries:
- a CDS encoding type II toxin-antitoxin system Phd/YefM family antitoxin, translating into MNIEVGSYEAKTKLPELLRGIQTGKRYTITLRGEPIAELVPAETCHQAVFSRAAEEMLSFMASRPSKATVDIRALRDEGRA
- a CDS encoding type II toxin-antitoxin system VapC family toxin, translated to MNFVLDASVALLWLIPSTQPAGVPYAQGVLEQLKEGRSVVPSLFFLEVGNVICKLEGKGQLTEADSQRYLALLGQLNIVVDSATAKQATGDTLNLARRHRLSVYDAAYLELALREGLPLATLDADLAEATSKVGISTSIGKG